TCAAAACGAGCATCCGAATGTTGTCATCGACTTGGAAGTGTTGAATCCCGACCAATACAGAGATAAATTGAAAGTCCTAGCCGCATCGAATGAATTGCCGGATGTAGGATTGACCTGGTCGAACGGGTTTGCAGAACCGTATGCGACAGGCGGGCAATTTGAACCGTTAGATGATATCATTCAAAAAGAGTTTAAAGACCAGTTTGTCCCCGGCACCGTAGAGTCCTATTTCTTTGACGGAAAGTCCTATGCGCTGCCGATGGAAATGAACATTACCTATATTTTCTACAATAAGGAGATGTTCCAGAAATATAATCTTGAAGTGCCGAAAACCTTTGAGGAATTCAAAAATGTCGTGAATGTGCTGAAAAAGAATAATGTCATTCCGGCTACGGTGGGTTCAAAAGATGGATGGCCCGCTTCCATGTGGTTCATGTATTTGGCGGATCGAATCGGTGGGCCGACGATCTTAACGGATGTTATTCACGGAAAGGTAAAAATGACCGATCCCGCAATCGTTAAAGCCGCTCAAGAAATTCAAAATCTTGTCGACATGGGCGCATTTGTGAAAGGAAACACGGCCCTTTCTAATGATGAAGCGAAAGGTTACTTCATGAATGAAAAAGCAGCCATGTTCCTAACGGCAACGTGGGAACTGCCCAACTATACGACCAGTCCGGATGTTCCGCAGGAATTTAAGGATAAAGTCGGCTATTTTAAATTCCCTCTCTATGAAGGCGGTAAAGGTACCGACCAAAATAGCTACGTGGGTGGTCCCGGACTTGGCGCCTTCGTATCCTCAAAATCGAAATATAAAGACCAAGCGAAAGATTTTGCGGCCTATTTAGTCAAAGAATGGGGTAAGAGATCGGTAGGCGAGGCCGGCATTCTTCCTGCGACGAAGGTAAGTACGGAAGGATTAAAAGTAAATCAAATGTACATCGACGTTTTAAATGATATCAATAATGCCACAAATGTAACTACCTGGTTTGACACGCAAGCAAGCCCCAATATTTCGGAATTGCATCATGACCTGATGACCGCTTTATTTGGCAAGCAAATTACACCGGAAGAGTTTGCGCAACAACACGCCGATGCGTTCGCTAAAGAGGCCGCTGAAAAATAATGGGAGGATTTTCGTCTCTCAAGTTAGAGGGCATTGCTAAAAATGCCCTCTAATTTGTAATCGAAGGAGGAATGACAAATGAGAAATGTCATGTCCAATAAGTTCGTGATCGCTTTGTACGTGCTTCCTGCGCTCTTTCTGGTATTGGTCCTCATCTATATCCCGATTGTACTGACGGGGTACTATGGATTGATGGACTGGGACGGGGTTGGGAAGATGAAGTTCATCGGATTGGAGAATTATATCGATCTGATCCATGATCCATATTTCTGGGCGAGCACTTGGCATTCCATCTTATTAGCCCTTTTTTCGGTATTTAGTTTATTGGGCTACTTGTTGATCTCGTTGGTATTGGCCAGCAAAATAAAGGGCGCCAATCTTTTCCGTAAGATTTATCTCATCCCGATGCTGTTGTCTTCCGTGGCGATCGCGCAACTATGGAGTAAGGTGTTTGACCCGAATAACGGGATGATCAATAGTA
The DNA window shown above is from Thermicanus aegyptius DSM 12793 and carries:
- a CDS encoding extracellular solute-binding protein is translated as MFRKKALSLLVMLVLLAGLVLSGCSSSNDSSSGSASNSGNVSSGNEQIRLKFMHDWPQGSSTAYYNLVNEIIKDYQNEHPNVVIDLEVLNPDQYRDKLKVLAASNELPDVGLTWSNGFAEPYATGGQFEPLDDIIQKEFKDQFVPGTVESYFFDGKSYALPMEMNITYIFYNKEMFQKYNLEVPKTFEEFKNVVNVLKKNNVIPATVGSKDGWPASMWFMYLADRIGGPTILTDVIHGKVKMTDPAIVKAAQEIQNLVDMGAFVKGNTALSNDEAKGYFMNEKAAMFLTATWELPNYTTSPDVPQEFKDKVGYFKFPLYEGGKGTDQNSYVGGPGLGAFVSSKSKYKDQAKDFAAYLVKEWGKRSVGEAGILPATKVSTEGLKVNQMYIDVLNDINNATNVTTWFDTQASPNISELHHDLMTALFGKQITPEEFAQQHADAFAKEAAEK